The following proteins come from a genomic window of Metarhizium brunneum chromosome 2, complete sequence:
- the ddh_1 gene encoding D-2-hydroxyacid dehydrogenase, which translates to MTLIQVNTNSTLNGHKLLAITPWPFPHDFLGHLHTRFPGLSIALYKAPFGKGNWNDIPEEDKKDVTILVTGTCFPTLEQAPKLQFVQVLSAGADFVLDAPAFKNSDIPFCTANGVHGPQISEWVIGTFLAHKKKLPQYLELQHNAQWRRLSEPDDTVGQRVGILGYGSIGRQVARICNAIGMDVHAYTLHPRKTPESRRDETYTPPGLGDPEGIFPSKWFSGSSKKELHDFLDSGLDLLVLSAPLTKSTVGLISHQEFNILGKKKAFVSNISRGQMINTDAFVEALEGEVIRGAAIDVTDPEPLPDGHKLWTTKNLIITPHVSGATTAYAKRFLAILEDNLERFSQGRKLTNEVSRKDGY; encoded by the exons ATGACCCTAATTCAAGTGAATACCAACTCAACCCTCAACGGCCACAAGCTGCTCGCCATCACGCCCTGGCCATTCCCGCACGACTTTCTTGGCCATCTGCATACTCGCTTTCCAGGTCTCTCCATCGCCCTTTACAAGGCTCCCTTTGGCAAGGGAAACTGGAACGACATCCCAGAGGAGGACAAAAAGGACGTCACCATACTAGTAACCGGGACCTGTTTCCCGACGCTGGAACAGGCCCCCAAGCTGCAATTTGTGCAGGTGCTGAGTGCGGGCGCAGATTTCGTCCTGGACGCTCCGGCATTCAAGAATAGTGATATCCCGTTTTGCACAGCGAACGGCGTGCATGG ACCCCAGATATCGGAGTGGGTGATTGGCACATTCTTGGCCCATAAGAAGAAGC TACCCCAATATCTGGAGTTGCAACACAATGCTCAATGGCGGAGGCTCAGCGAACCAGATGACACCGTGGGACAGCGTGT GGGAATCCTGGGATATGGCAGCATCGGCCGACAAGTAGCTCGCATCTGCAACGCCATAGGCATGGATGTGCATGCATATACTCTGCATCCTCGCAAAACGCCAGAATCTCGCCGCGACGAGACCTACACACCCCCGGGGCTGGGTGACCCCGAGGGCATCTTCCCTAGTAAATGGTTCTCGGGCAGTTCCAAAAAGGAGCTCCATGACTTCCTGGACTCTGGTTTGGACCTGCTGGTCCTGTCAGCGCCGCTCACCAAAAGCACTGTCGGTCTCATATCGCACCAAGAGTTCAACATACTCGGTAAAAAGAAGGCATTCGTGTCTAATATTTCAAGAGGGCAGATGATAAACACGGATGCGTTTGTTGAAGCCCTCGAGGGGGAGGTCATTCGCGGTGCGGCCATTGATGTCACAGATCCAGAGCCCTTGCCCGACGGGCACAAGTTGTGGACGACCAAGAATTTGATCATCACGCCCCATGTAAGCGGAGCGACAACGGCGTATGCGAAGAGGTTTTTGGCGATTTTAGAGGACAATTTGGAAAGGTTCAGTCAGGGGAGAAAGTTGACGAATGAGGTCAGCAGAAAGGACGGCTATTAA
- the xylQ gene encoding Alpha-xylosidase XylQ: protein MVRMQVQADTQPSAQSSPYVGGRKGDKYRFTVLADGVLRYEWAPDGQFEDRPSAFAVHREPQGVLYYQVRESDAWLEVITARFHMTYNKQEFTPYGFFAVVSGYTGHTWRYGEQGQNLGGTCRTLDGADGRIAVGPGVASRDGFASIDDSDTMLFTEDGFVAPRRAGTGRVDGYLFCYGRDYREAVKALYQISGSQPLLPRWTLGNWWSRYYEYTAESYLELIDMFKSIRVPLAVGVIDMDWHLVKDPVVAAAGVTGWTGYTWNKSLFPNPKAFIKALHDRKLKTSLNEHPAEGIANYEDMYAAMAKALNFDASSKETIPFDCTDPTFLRAYFDILIKHLEDDGVDFWWIDWQQGPYSRLPGLDPLWLLNHFHFLHNKRLQAERKPSEGDGGRPIIFSRYAGPGSQRYPIGFSGDTIVSWDSLAFQPEFTATASNIGYGWWSHDIGGHMLGIRDDDLTSRWVQLGVLSPIMRLHSTKTRWVCKEPWKLPAGSGQGPRDVITKFMRLRHRLIPYLHTMNARAAEEGYPLVQPMYWEYPDRDEAYKVPNQYYFGTEMIVAPITSPQNVATKTGKVKAWLPPGRYIDFFTGVVYDGDRFLWLNRTLDNAPVLLKQGAIVPLDANLVPGNGCDNPDGLEVVVVIGADGKFELLEEDEDRSNASTDKPVAWRRTPISFTQSTGTITIHPSGEGKAPKARDWSIRLLGYKTAQSPEVRIDQAVVKTSTSQEGGGLGLLIKVGKIPPGGSAFIKFGPEVKLAINDPLALADPVVFAAQISYNTKKAIDSILSRKGVSAAVRASEVDATDMDPDLRLVLKEFLLADSRM from the coding sequence ATGGTCCGCATGCAGGTCCAAGCCGATACGCAACCATCTGCCCAGTCGTCACCATATGTTGGGGGCAGGAAGGGCGACAAATACCGGTTCACAGTCCTCGCCGACGGTGTGCTGCGATATGAATGGGCCCCGGATGGGCAGTTTGAAGACCGCCCGTCGGCATTCGCTGTCCATAGAGAGCCTCAGGGCGTGCTCTACTACCAGGTGCGAGAGTCGGATGCCTGGCTGGAAGTCATCACGGCTCGGTTTCACATGACGTACAATAAGCAGGAATTCACACCGTATGGCTTCTTCGCCGTCGTCTCTGGATACACAGGTCATACCTGGCGCTATGGAGAACAAGGGCAGAATCTCGGAGGCACCTGCAGAACACTCGACGGAGCCGACGGCCGAATTGCTGTTGGCCCAGGGGTGGCGTCTCGTGATGGCTTCGCTAGCATCGACGATTCTGACACAATGCTCTTCACCGAGGATGGCTTCGTGGCCCCGCGGCGAGCTGGAACTGGCCGTGTAGACGGCTACCTCTTCTGTTACGGTCGGGACTATCGGGAAGCAGTAAAAGCTCTTTACCAGATATCTGGCTCGCAACCCCTCCTTCCACGATGGACACTTGGAAACTGGTGGAGCCGATACTACGAATACACTGCCGAGTCCTATTTGGAGCTCATCGACATGTTCAAGAGTATTCGTGTTCCACTCGCAGTCGGCGTAATAGACATGGACTGGCATCTAGTCAAAGATCCcgtcgttgctgccgccggcgtgACGGGGTGGACCGGATACACCTGGAATAAAAGCCTGTTTCCCAATCCAAAGGCATTCATCAAGGCGCTTCACGACCGGAAACTCAAGACTTCGCTCAATGAGCATCCGGCGgaaggcatcgccaactACGAGGACATGtatgcggccatggcgaaagCCCTTAATTTTGACGCGTCCAGCAAAGAAACGATTCCGTTCGATTGCACAGACCCTACATTCCTCAGAGCATACTTCGACATTCTAATCAAGCATCtggaagacgacggcgttgACTTCTGGTGGATCGATTGGCAGCAGGGACCGTATTCTCGACTTCCAGGCCTCGATCCGTTGTGGCTACTGAATCACTTTCACTTTCTACACAATAAGCGACTTCAGGCAGAGAGAAAGCCCAGCGAAGGGGATGGAGGTCGACCCATTATATTTTCGAGATATGCCGGCCCCGGAAGCCAGCGATATCCCATCGGATTTTCAGGCGATACCATCGTTTCATGGGACTCGCTGGCCTTCCAGCCCGAGTTCACAGCAACGGCGAGCAACATCGGTTACGGCTGGTGGAGTCATGATATTGGTGGCCACATGCTGGGGATTAGAGACGACGACCTCACGTCGCGCTGGGTCCAGCTTGGCGTGCTGTCTCCCATTATGAGACTACACTCTACAAAGACGCGATGGGTATGCAAGGAGCCGTGGAAGCTGCCTGCTGGCTCTGGACAGGGTCCTCGAGATGTTATTACCAAGTTCATGCGCTTGCGGCATCGGCTGATTCCTTACTTGCATACCATGAACGCTCGTGCTGCAGAAGAGGGCTATCCATTGGTTCAACCCATGTACTGGGAGTATCCAGATAGAGATGAGGCATACAAAGTGCCCAACCAGTATTACTTTGGTACAGAAATGATTGTTGCACCAATTACATCGCCACAGAATGTGGCTACAAAAACCGGCAAAGTCAAGGCGTGGCTGCCTCCGGGCCGATATATTGACTTCTTCACGGGTGTTGTGTATGACGGCGACAGGTTCTTATGGCTGAATCGGACCCTGGACAACGCACCTGTGTTGTTGAAGCAAGGGGCAATTGTACCGCTCGATGCAAACCTGGTGCCCGGAAATGGGTGCGATAACCctgatggccttgaagtAGTGGTCGTGATCGGAGCTGATGGCAAGTTCGAACTtctggaagaagatgaagaccgCAGTAATGCCTCGACTGATAAACCAGTCGCTTGGCGCAGGACGCCCATTTCATTCACCCAATCCACAGGAACAATTACAATCCATCCATCCGGGGAGGGCAAGGCGCCGAAAGCTCGAGACTGGAGCATTCGACTGCTGGGATATAAAACCGCCCAGTCTCCAGAGGTCCGCATAGATCAAGCAGTAGTCAAAACGAGTACGTCGCAAGAAGGCGGCGGGTTGGGTTTGCTGATTAAAGTCGGCAAGATTCCTCCCGGCGGGAGCGCCTTCATCAAGTTTGGGCCCGAGGTGAAACTGGCCATCAATGACCCTCTGGCATTAGCCGACCCGGTTGTGTTTGCTGCTCAAATTTCATACAACACCAAGAAGGCCATCGACAGTATTTTGAGTCGCAAGGGTGTGAGTGCTGCGGTGCGTGCGTCGGAGGTTGATGCGACCGACATGGATCCCGACCTGAGACTTGTGTTGAAGGAATTTCTATTGGCAGATAGTCGGATGTGA